In Akkermansia muciniphila ATCC BAA-835, the genomic stretch GTGGGTTAAGCTAGATTTGTCCCCCAGCGTTTGTAGATAGATTGTTCCAGGGGGGAGAAGATGAGTTTATCTGAGAGCAGGCCTAAGAGAATAATAACGAACATGATTCCCATGACCTGCTCCATGGAATTGAGTTCTCTTCCGAAGTGCAGGAGCTGTCCCAATCCCAATCCTGTCAGGATGGGAACAAAAATTTCTGCGGACATCAGGGAGCGCCAGGAGAAGGCCCAACCTTGCTTCATGCCGCTGACGATGAATGGTGCAGAGGCCGGAAGCGTGACGAAGAGCAGCGTGTAGGCAGAACCGGCTCCCATTGTCCGAGCTGCGCGAGCATAAATTGGAGGGATGTTGGCAAGTCCATTTTCTGTGGCCAGTATGACTGACCAGACAGTACCCATGATGACAACGAACAAGATGGCCGCTTCTTCCTGACCGAACCATAGGATGGCCAGAGGGACCCAGCAAACGCTGGGAAGCCCTTGAAATCCCAGTGCCAGAACTCCGATGGTGTTTCTTATTATTTGGAAACGGGCAGATAAAAGTCCTGCTGGAATCCCGATGGAGATTCCTGCCAGGTACCCCAGGAACAGTCTCCTAATGGTAACGAACGTAGCGGACCAGAGAGAGTTGTCCCTGATTGCTTCTTCAAGATAGCCGCTTATGGTGGAAGGTGCCGGGAATAGGAAAGGCCTCCACCAGCCGGACAGAGACCCGTATTCCCATATAGCTATAGCTAGAAAGATGAATACTGAGGATTGGATGATGCTTTTTATGGAAGAATGCATGATGTCTGTGTGTCTTGTTTTTCTTCTGCGGTTCTGGAAACCAATTTTAATGCACGTGTGATGTTTGAGGATAGCCGGGCTACTCCCGGATCATTGATTTGGCGCGGTCGCGGCAAACGAATGCAGAATTCTCCGCAAATACGTCCAGGGTGGGAGGAAAATAAAATGACTCTGTCTCCCAGGCATACGGCTTCCCGTACATTATGAGTAACAAAGACGACGGTAATCCCATGTCCGGCACAAATGGCCTGGATATCCGCATAAAGTTGTTCCCTGGTCATGGCATCCAATGCCGCGAAGGGCTCATCCATCAGAAGAACCCTGGGGCGCAATGCAAGAGCCCGGGCTATGGCTACGCGTTGTTTCATTCCTCCGGAGAGTTCATGGATACGAGCTTGCGTGAAGTTGTCCAAGCCTACTGATTTCAGGTTTTTCAAAGCTATTTGGCAACGTTTTCTGCGGGGAATTCCGGTAAATCGGAGACCGAATTCTACATTGTGCAGCACGTTTAACCACGGGAACAGGGCGAAATCCTGAAAAACGACTGTCCTGTCCGGTCCAGGACCTGAGATTATTTCTCCATCATAGGAAATGCTTCCCGTATCCGATTTGATCAGACCGGCGATCATATTCAGCAGAGTTGTTTTGCCACAACCGCTTGGACCTACCAGGCAGATGAATTCTCCTTCCCCTATGTCCAGATTGGCAGAAGAAAGCGCCAGAAGCGATTTTTTTCTGGAAAAATAACTTTTGGAAACGTTTCGTATGGATAATCTACTCATGGCTGGGATTATTTTTATCATTCCGGATGATGCCTTCGACACGGGGAAGTTCCTTGTAAAATCCAGTCCGTACCATATCCTTGGCAAATGCTTGGAGCTTTTCTTCGGATATTTTATTAGTGGGAACTAACCTGGGCCATGCATGGAGAATTAAAGAGGGATCAATGCTGGAACGGGTGAGTTCCCTCAGTTCTTCTACGACGATTTTTTGAGCTTCCTGGGGATGTTCGATAATCCAGAAAGTGAGTTCTCTGTGAGCTTCAATAATGGCCTGTGCCACGTCCGGCTGTTTTTCCAGAATTCTCTTTTGGGCTGTCAGAACAGTAGTTACGGCATCCGTTTCAAGAAACAGGAGCTTGCCTCCGGCTTCCTTTTCCAGGCGGCTAATCCATGGTTCTACAGTCCAGGATCCGTCTAGTTTTCCTTGACGAAAGAGAGATATCTGTTCTGGATTGGGGGTAGGAAGTATGCTTGCGTCTCCTCTGGATTGAGTGACTGCTACGCCTCCCAGGGCCAACCATGTCCGGCAGGCTATATCCTGAGTATTGCCCAATTGGGGGGTAGCGATGATTTTCCCTTGAAAGTCTTTTTGTGTTCGTGCTTCGGAATGGGTGGGGACGACCAGTCCGGACCCTCCCTGTACGGCTCCTGCTACTATTTGCAGGAGAGTTCCATTGGATTTGGAATACGCATTAATGGCAGGGCTCGAACCAACGTAGGTAAAATCCAGGGAATTGGCGAACATGGCTTCCATGGCACTGGGGCCGGCGTTGTAAGCATACCATAGGATGGAGATGTTTTTCCCCGTCCGTTCAAAGATGCGTTTTTCAAACCATCCCTCCCCCGTGCGGCTGAAATGCCTGGCAACCAACCCCTGGACATGGGTTACGTTGGGGAAAAGGCCAAAGCGTATTTGATCCTGCCGTTCGGATGCTTCCCGACAGGATGCCAGAAATGCTGGAACCAGGAGAGCGCCAATACAAAGAAGAGCATCTAATGCAAGAGGCAGAGTTTTCATAAAATGGTAGAACAGGTATTTAAATGGGATAAAATTAAAATTCCACATAGAGAGTGCGCGCCAGAAGAAACGCAGTATTTTCGTTTGCTTTCGCAGGGGGGAGGATGCGGTCTGCCGTTTCTGGCGCGGAGACGACATTCCCAAGCCAGATGCAGTAGGTTCCCTTTGCTTTTCTGGGCAGGACGGGAAGGCCCGGCAGCACTGCAATGCTCATGAGCCCCGCTTCGGCCAGCAGGCCTGAGGCATTGACGATTTCTCTAGCGGATCTGCCCCATACGCCTTCTGCCTTGAAATCCAGACCGTAGGTATGAGCCTTGAGCCGATGGAGTTCCCGTTCCAGCTGTTTGGCGAAGCTGCGTGCCAGTTCGCTGTCTTCTCCCGCTACGTAAATTTGTTTTCCACCATGCCCGAAGGTTTCAGCGCGTTCATCGCTTGAAACGAATGTTTGGAGTTGTTCCTTTTCTTTTTCGGGAACCTTATCTCTGTGAGGGGGGCGGAGCATACCAGCTCCCGCTGTGACGTTATTCAGCGGGTCAATCAGGATGAAAGCTCCTCCGGAACGGTTATCCCGGTAATAATCATAGAACAAGGGGGAACTGGTTTCCAGGACGATACGGCCGACATGATTCAGAGGAAGCTGCGTTGCATGGCGGCTTTCCAGTGTATTGACGTCTATGTCGTATTGGAGTTCTACTATCCTCCCCTGGATATTTCTGCCCGCATGGCGCATAATGTATTTGCTTCTGGGAAGAAGGGGTTTTTCAGACATCCAGATGACACGGGCTTCCAGCCGATCCTCTATATGGGGGAGATTCCCTTTTTTGACAATCATGTCACCGCTGCTGATATCTATTTCATCCTCAAGTTCCAATACGACGGCTTGGGGAGAGAATGCTTCTTCCAGTTCTCCGTCCGGAGTAACGATTCTTTTGATCCGGCTGTTTTGAAACGAAGGCAACGTCACGATAGGATCACCCCTGCGGATGGAGCCGGAGGTAATGGAGCCGGCGAACCCCCGGAAATCGAGATTGGGCCGTATGACTGTCTGTACCGGAAAGCGGAAATCCCGGAGATTCCTGCTGTCGCTGGCATCCAGCGTTTCCAGAATGGAAAGCAGATGATCGCCCTGGTACCAAGGCGTTTTTCCTGTTGTTTGCGTCACATTTTCCCCTTCAATGGCGGAAATGGGAACGAAACGAACATCCGGGATATTCAACTGTTGCGTGAAGCTTCCGAATTCTTCTTCAATTTTCCGGAATTTTTCTTCAGAGTATTTCAAAAGATCCATCTTGTTGACGGCTACGATGAGGTGCCGTATTTTCAGAAGAGAGACGATGAACGCATGCCGTTTCGTTTGTGTGAGTACTCCATGGCGAGCATCAATCAGGATGATGGCGGCATCTGCCGTGGAAGCTCCGGTGGCCATGTTCCGGGTGTATTGTTCATGTCCGGGGCAGTCGGCAATGATGAATTTGCGGCGTGGGGTGGTGAAGTACCGGTAGGCTACATCAATGGTTATTCCCTGTTCCCGTTCCGCTCTAAGGCCGTCCAGCAACAGGGCGTAATCAATTTTACCTGCTCCAGCAGTTCCATTTTTTTCACTGGCTTTGCGCAGCTCTGCCAGCTGGTCGTCAAAAATCAGTTTGCTGTCATAAAGGAGGCGTCCGATGAGTGTAGATTTCCCGTCGTCCACGGAACCGCAGGTAAGTACGCGTAGCAGGCTTTTATTTTCGTGTTCGTTCAGGTATGAGTCGATGTCCATAATGGTAAAAATAAGAGGTATCGTCAGAATGGTTCATAATAGGGGTTAAAAATATCCTTCTCGTTTTTTCTGTTCCATGGAGGCATCACCGTCGTGGTCAATTATACGAGAAGAACGCTCGCTCAGCCTGGTTTCCAGCATTTCCGCTACAATCTCTTCTACAGTGCGAGCTGTAGATTCTATGGCTCCAGTTAGAGGGTAACAGCCCAGTGTACGGAAACGGACGGTTCTCATCTGCGGTGTTTCCCCCGGTTTCAAAGGCAGGCGGTCGTCGTCCGCCATAATAAGGGAGCCGTCACGTTCCACAATGGGACGGGGTCTAGCAAAATACAGGTCT encodes the following:
- a CDS encoding ABC transporter permease gives rise to the protein MHSSIKSIIQSSVFIFLAIAIWEYGSLSGWWRPFLFPAPSTISGYLEEAIRDNSLWSATFVTIRRLFLGYLAGISIGIPAGLLSARFQIIRNTIGVLALGFQGLPSVCWVPLAILWFGQEEAAILFVVIMGTVWSVILATENGLANIPPIYARAARTMGAGSAYTLLFVTLPASAPFIVSGMKQGWAFSWRSLMSAEIFVPILTGLGLGQLLHFGRELNSMEQVMGIMFVIILLGLLSDKLIFSPLEQSIYKRWGTNLA
- a CDS encoding ABC transporter ATP-binding protein, which translates into the protein MSRLSIRNVSKSYFSRKKSLLALSSANLDIGEGEFICLVGPSGCGKTTLLNMIAGLIKSDTGSISYDGEIISGPGPDRTVVFQDFALFPWLNVLHNVEFGLRFTGIPRRKRCQIALKNLKSVGLDNFTQARIHELSGGMKQRVAIARALALRPRVLLMDEPFAALDAMTREQLYADIQAICAGHGITVVFVTHNVREAVCLGDRVILFSSHPGRICGEFCIRLPRPRQINDPGVARLSSNITRALKLVSRTAEEKQDTQTSCILP
- a CDS encoding ABC transporter substrate-binding protein; translation: MKTLPLALDALLCIGALLVPAFLASCREASERQDQIRFGLFPNVTHVQGLVARHFSRTGEGWFEKRIFERTGKNISILWYAYNAGPSAMEAMFANSLDFTYVGSSPAINAYSKSNGTLLQIVAGAVQGGSGLVVPTHSEARTQKDFQGKIIATPQLGNTQDIACRTWLALGGVAVTQSRGDASILPTPNPEQISLFRQGKLDGSWTVEPWISRLEKEAGGKLLFLETDAVTTVLTAQKRILEKQPDVAQAIIEAHRELTFWIIEHPQEAQKIVVEELRELTRSSIDPSLILHAWPRLVPTNKISEEKLQAFAKDMVRTGFYKELPRVEGIIRNDKNNPSHE
- the cysN gene encoding sulfate adenylyltransferase subunit CysN gives rise to the protein MDIDSYLNEHENKSLLRVLTCGSVDDGKSTLIGRLLYDSKLIFDDQLAELRKASEKNGTAGAGKIDYALLLDGLRAEREQGITIDVAYRYFTTPRRKFIIADCPGHEQYTRNMATGASTADAAIILIDARHGVLTQTKRHAFIVSLLKIRHLIVAVNKMDLLKYSEEKFRKIEEEFGSFTQQLNIPDVRFVPISAIEGENVTQTTGKTPWYQGDHLLSILETLDASDSRNLRDFRFPVQTVIRPNLDFRGFAGSITSGSIRRGDPIVTLPSFQNSRIKRIVTPDGELEEAFSPQAVVLELEDEIDISSGDMIVKKGNLPHIEDRLEARVIWMSEKPLLPRSKYIMRHAGRNIQGRIVELQYDIDVNTLESRHATQLPLNHVGRIVLETSSPLFYDYYRDNRSGGAFILIDPLNNVTAGAGMLRPPHRDKVPEKEKEQLQTFVSSDERAETFGHGGKQIYVAGEDSELARSFAKQLERELHRLKAHTYGLDFKAEGVWGRSAREIVNASGLLAEAGLMSIAVLPGLPVLPRKAKGTYCIWLGNVVSAPETADRILPPAKANENTAFLLARTLYVEF